The DNA window ACCGTGTCCGCCGGCGGGACGACCACGTTGCTGACGACGTGGTCTGCTTCGTCGAGGAGCGACGAGGTTGGTGCCTTGCCCTCGCGCCGCTCGGCAACATAGGGGTCGTAGGCAACTGGGCGGTCGCGGTGCGGTAGGTCTGAGCGTGGATGTAACGGGATCGCGTGGAGTCGAGCGGCGGCCGCTCCCAAACCGCGCAGCCGCTGCAGCGGCGCGTTCGCTGGACGACCACTGCTACCCGGAACGACTGTCGACAAGACAGCCAGCACGCCAGCATGCCCGGTGAGGTCGACGCCGAGCAACCGCGGCGCCGGAACGCCCAACTCCTCGAGCAGGGGCAGCACCGCCTTCTCCACGGCTACGCCAGCGTCCCACCCCAACGGACTGGTCTTCAGGACCAAACTCGTGGACGCATGCCCTTGTTCGACGCGCAGCAGCCAGGTCTTTTGCGTGTCCTGTAGCTTCAGTGCTTCCCAGGCGACGACCCGGGCACCGCCGCCAAGCGTTCGTTCGGCCCACCGCAGAACCTGCTCGTTTGGATCGGACATGGCCACGAGCCTAGAAAACTACGGGGGTGCAAGCTAGCCGGTACGGGGACCCACAAGTGGATCCCCGGCCATCTCTCGGAGCGTCGCCGCCTTGACGAGAGCCATTGGGCTGCACCTGATACAGGAGGCACTCGACACCGACTACTACGAGACGGAGCACTCGGTCCCTAGTGGTCCGACCAAGGGAAGTCGATCTCGAAACCGTGAGCATCGAGAAGCGCGGATGGACCGACTCGTCAAGGCTGGACGAACGTATCGGCGAGGCGACCGGCCTTGGACCGTTCTTTGGGTCGTAGCAGGCCGAGAGCCGAGGCAGTTGATCTCATAGAAGGCAACTCGGCAAGTCGTGGGCTACTTGGCGGGTACGCGGGTGTGGAGGCCGATCGTGACGCCGCTCGGATCGGTGAACTCGCCGTACCAGCCCATCTCGGGGGCGATCGCGGTCCGTTCGGTCGTGACAATGCCACCAGCGCTGGCGACCTTGGCGAGGATGCCGTCGAGGTCGTGGGTGTCGAAGTACATGCGGATGCCGCGGCCAGCGACCGGCTCGCTTGACGCGTAGAGCTGGCCGACCTGCTCGGTGCCGTCGAACACGACCACGAAGTCGGGTCCGGAGATCGGAAAGGTCCACCCGAACACGGCGCCGTAGAACCGTTGGGCCACGTCGAGATCGTCGACCAGGATGTCCCACCACGAGGGTTTTCCGCGCATCGCCTGCCTCCTGTCGAGAGCCCGATGTCCCCACTCTGTCACCGACCACCGACAGGACCCTGATCGGCAAGCGGAGTTGTCGGTGGTCGCTCGTACGCTCGCCGCCATGACCACCGACGAACCGCGAGCACGCCCGTTGCGAGCACCGTCGGTGTACAAGTTCCCAAGCGGTACGGACGGGTTCGTGCCCTGGTCACATGTCGAGAAGCGGCTCTTCGAGGCGACGAACTACTGGCTCGCGACCGTACGTCCGGACGGCCAGCCGCACGTGACCCCCTTGTGGGGCGTGTGGGTCGAGCGGGCGTTGTACTTCGACGGCCTGCCCACGACCCGCTGGGGACGCAACCTCGCGGCGAACCCACGCGCGACGGCGCATCTGGAGAGCGCGGACGATGTCGTGATCCTGACTGGTGAGGTGGAGGACCTCGAACAGACCTCCGCTGAGCTCGGCGAGCGCATAACGCTGGCCTGGAGCGCGAAGTACGGCCGTTTGGAACCCGAGCCCGCGACGCAGGGCATCTTCCGGCTGCGCCCCCGCACCGTCCGCGCCTTCACCGGCTCCCTCGACCGCGGCTGCGCCTGGCAGCTCGTCTAAGCGGCTGATCAGGCGGTCGCATGGTCCCCTCGTCCTGCGCTCAGGCACGTGCGCTGGCCGTTGCGTTTATTGCGATTATTGCGGATAATGCGATGAGGTTGAGGAGGTATGTGATGGGTGTAGCGCAGATCGACGGTGTATTGCCGGAGCAGACTGACATCGAAGCGGCGGACGAGGTACTTCCGCGCATTAGGAACTACCTCCAACGCCACAGGGGCGACGACACGATCCCACTCGAAGTGGTGGATGAGTCCGGCAGAGAGACGCTGGAAGTGCCACGGGCGGCGGTTGCCCTGCTCGCCCGGATTCTTGCCCACATGGCGGCTGGCAGAGGTGTGTCCGTCCTCCCGGTGCATGCGGAACTGACCACTCAACAGGCGGCCGACATGCTGAACGTGTCGCGGCCCTTCCTGATCGGTCTTCTGGAGGCCGGTGAGATCGAGTTCAAGAAGGTGGGAAGCCACCGTCGAGTCCGTGCGGAGTCGCTGCTCGACTATCGTCGGCGCGACGACGAGAGCCGGCGGAAGGCTGCCGACGAACTCTCCGCCCTGCGCGACGTCGGAGCCTAACTGTCGTGGCCTTCGTCGTTGTCTACGACGCGGACGTGCTCTACCGAAGCACCGTCCGAGACCTCCTCATCCGGATCGGACAGTCCGGCCTCGTACAAGCCAAGTGGACTGACGACATCCTGGACGAAGCCTTCGACAACATCCGCAAGAACCGTCCCGACCTCAACCCGACGCTTCTCGAGAGAACGCGGTCCCTCATGATGCGCAGCATCCGGGACTGCATGGTCATGGGGTATGAGCCGCGGATCGACGCCGTGAAGTTGCCGGACCCTGGGGATCGCCACGTTCTGGCCGCGGCGATCAAGGCTCGAGCGCAACTCATCGTCACCTACAACCTTCGCGACTTTCCCAAGGCTGCGCTCGACCCGTGGAACGTCGAGGCGAAGCATCCGGACGACTTCGTTCTTGATCAAATCGGCCTCGACAAGGGTGTCGTCCACTCCGCTGTCCAGCAGATGGCCGACGCCTGGTCTGACGGAACGACGACCGATGACGTACTCCACAGCCTCGAACGAGACGAGCTCGTCGGAACCGTCGCCGCTCTACGTAGCTAGCTTCTGCGCCGAACGTGCCGCGCTTCGACGCACTGGCGCGCAGGCAGGCTCTGCGAGTTGAGGCTTGAGCTCCAACATTGTGGTTGCAGGGAGTCGGGGGCGTTGGTGACGATGAACGTGTGAGCGCGATCGAGCCTGACTACGACACGGATACGGGGAGGTCGGCCGCGTGGGACCCGTCCTGGGTCGTTGCCAGCGAGGGTTGGGACGAGGGCGCGGGACGGTTTGTGGCGGAGGGGCTCGCACCCGTGCTCGATGTCGGCTGCGGCTTCGGGGGCTTTGCTGCCAAGTTGTCGCCGGCTGCGAGGTGGATCGGTGTCGATACTTCGTCCTCGATGCTCGCCAGGGTGACGGCGCGGCCGGTCGTCCAGGCCGATGCCCTGCGGTTGCCGTTTCGCGACCAGAGCGTCGGCGGGGTGGTGTGCCGCAACATGCTGTATCACTTCGAACGTCCCGCGGACGTGATCGCCGAGGCTCGTCGGGTGCTTCGCCCTGGTGGACTGTTCCTCGCGCAGACCAAGGCGCGGGCTCAGGATCCTGAGTTGGTTCCGGACGGATATGCGCCGAGCACCTTTGACGCTGAGGAGGCTCCGGCGGTCGTGGCCTCGGTGTTCGGTTCCGAGGCGGTACAGGTCGAGGCTTGGGACGGGCCGTTCATGGTCCTTCCCGATCGCGCGGCAGTGGCGACGTACGTACGCCACCATCAGCTGCCCGCGGAGCTTGGCCAACAGGTGGCCACGCCGCTCACGCTCACGAAGCGGGGCTGCCTGGTGTGGGCACGAAAGAATGTGCGTCGCTGACCGGCTCCTGGCAAGACAGGTGGCAGCGGACGGTAGGGCAGTCGATACACTGCGGGCCTCGCGTGAGTTGGGGCTCGATAGATTCGGGCTCGATCCAACGTTCACGGTCGCTTGGAGGCTACGGATGACTGGGCAAGATGCCGCTCTTCCCCCCGGGGTCGATCCCACCCGGCCGGCGGCCGCGAGGGTGTACGACTACATCCTCGGCGGCACCCAGAACACCGAGGTCGACCGCCAGGCGGTCGAGCACACCAAGAAGGGCGTTCCGGAGCTCCCCGACATCGCCTGGTCCAACCGCGGCTTCCACCAGCGGGCGGCGCGCTGGATGGCGGAGAAGGGAATCCGCCAGTTCCTCGACGTCGGCTCGGGTCTCCCGACTCAGAACAACACCCACGAGGTCGTCCAGCGGGTCATCCCGGACGCCCACGTGGTGTACGTCGACATCGACCCCATGGTCAAGGCCCACGCCGACGACCTGCTTCGCGGCGCCGCCAACACGGCGGTGCTCACCGGGGACGTACGCGAGCCCGACCCCATCTTCGACAGCCCCGAGGTTCAGTCGTTGATCGACCTCGACCAGCCCGTCGGGCTGTTCATGACCGGCCTCCTCATGCTCGTCGACGACGAGTCCGACCCGCGCGGACTGG is part of the Tenggerimyces flavus genome and encodes:
- a CDS encoding phosphotransferase family protein, encoding MSDPNEQVLRWAERTLGGGARVVAWEALKLQDTQKTWLLRVEQGHASTSLVLKTSPLGWDAGVAVEKAVLPLLEELGVPAPRLLGVDLTGHAGVLAVLSTVVPGSSGRPANAPLQRLRGLGAAAARLHAIPLHPRSDLPHRDRPVAYDPYVAERREGKAPTSSLLDEADHVVSNVVVPPADTVLVHGDYHLANTMWSDDTFVGYIDWDTAGVGQPGIDLGWARFDAALFYSQQAADEILRGWMEETGYEPAGVAYWDAIAALQSPADLGELSPQRDAFLLSALQRLERC
- a CDS encoding VOC family protein is translated as MRGKPSWWDILVDDLDVAQRFYGAVFGWTFPISGPDFVVVFDGTEQVGQLYASSEPVAGRGIRMYFDTHDLDGILAKVASAGGIVTTERTAIAPEMGWYGEFTDPSGVTIGLHTRVPAK
- a CDS encoding pyridoxamine 5'-phosphate oxidase family protein — encoded protein: MTTDEPRARPLRAPSVYKFPSGTDGFVPWSHVEKRLFEATNYWLATVRPDGQPHVTPLWGVWVERALYFDGLPTTRWGRNLAANPRATAHLESADDVVILTGEVEDLEQTSAELGERITLAWSAKYGRLEPEPATQGIFRLRPRTVRAFTGSLDRGCAWQLV
- a CDS encoding helix-turn-helix domain-containing protein produces the protein MRLRRYVMGVAQIDGVLPEQTDIEAADEVLPRIRNYLQRHRGDDTIPLEVVDESGRETLEVPRAAVALLARILAHMAAGRGVSVLPVHAELTTQQAADMLNVSRPFLIGLLEAGEIEFKKVGSHRRVRAESLLDYRRRDDESRRKAADELSALRDVGA
- a CDS encoding PIN domain-containing protein — encoded protein: MAFVVVYDADVLYRSTVRDLLIRIGQSGLVQAKWTDDILDEAFDNIRKNRPDLNPTLLERTRSLMMRSIRDCMVMGYEPRIDAVKLPDPGDRHVLAAAIKARAQLIVTYNLRDFPKAALDPWNVEAKHPDDFVLDQIGLDKGVVHSAVQQMADAWSDGTTTDDVLHSLERDELVGTVAALRS
- a CDS encoding class I SAM-dependent methyltransferase encodes the protein MSAIEPDYDTDTGRSAAWDPSWVVASEGWDEGAGRFVAEGLAPVLDVGCGFGGFAAKLSPAARWIGVDTSSSMLARVTARPVVQADALRLPFRDQSVGGVVCRNMLYHFERPADVIAEARRVLRPGGLFLAQTKARAQDPELVPDGYAPSTFDAEEAPAVVASVFGSEAVQVEAWDGPFMVLPDRAAVATYVRHHQLPAELGQQVATPLTLTKRGCLVWARKNVRR
- a CDS encoding SAM-dependent methyltransferase encodes the protein MTGQDAALPPGVDPTRPAAARVYDYILGGTQNTEVDRQAVEHTKKGVPELPDIAWSNRGFHQRAARWMAEKGIRQFLDVGSGLPTQNNTHEVVQRVIPDAHVVYVDIDPMVKAHADDLLRGAANTAVLTGDVREPDPIFDSPEVQSLIDLDQPVGLFMTGLLMLVDDESDPRGLVQRYVSRLASGSYLALTHPTGDKQAPEAAERMSGVLGRGGHFNLRPTEYIRTLFDGLELVSPYEGAEPAVTFAGLWGAVDPEVADSDGSRWMLAGVARKP